From a region of the Balaenoptera ricei isolate mBalRic1 chromosome 11, mBalRic1.hap2, whole genome shotgun sequence genome:
- the ZNF391 gene encoding zinc finger protein 391 — translation MESLRRNTAQHPMNEEVCKSEGQLSRQTKCPTQKKSSFEKTAIRKVSVTLKEIFTRERGPESSEFSPSSKLNTRQKIPKGAMSPVSRKNSKDNSGLIKHQKLFLQRKPCKCNECGKAFSYQSDLIVHSRIHGGEKPFACNECGKTFSRSTHLIEHQRTHTGEKPYECSECGKAFSRSTHLSLHQRIHTGEKPYECSECGKAFSRSTNLSQHQRTHTQEKPYKCNECGKAFSDRSTIIQHQRIHTGENPYECSECGKAFSWISSLTEHQRTHTGENPYECSNCGKVFSRSSSLVEHQRIHTGEKPHECRECGKGFSRSSSLIIHQRTHTGEKPYKCNNCGKTFSQSSSLIRHQQLHTKE, via the coding sequence ATGGAAAGTCTCCGAAGGAATACTGCCCAACATCCTATGAATGAAGAAGTCTGTAAAAGTGAGGGCCAGTTGTCAAGGCAGACAAAATGTCCTACACAGAAGaaatcttcttttgagaaaacagcaatcagaaaagTGTCAGTGACCCTCAAGGAAATTTTCACTAGGGAGAGAGGCCCTGAATCCAGTGAATTTAGTCCAAGCTCAAAACTTAATACACGGCAGAAAATTCCAAAGGGAGCCATGTCCCCCGTATCTAGGAAAAACTCCAAAGATAATTCAGGCTTAATTAAACACCAAAAACTCTTTCTGCAAAGGAAACCTTGTAAAtgcaatgaatgtggtaaagcctTTAGTTACCAATCAGACCTTATTGTCCACAGTAGAATTCATGGTGGAGAAAAGCCTTTTGCATGCAATGAATGTGGGAAAACTTTTAGCCGAAGTACACACCTTATTGAGCATCAAAGAACTCACACcggagagaaaccttatgaatgcagtgaatgtggaaaagcttttagccGGAGTACACACCTTAGTCTACATCAGAGGATCCAtactggagaaaaaccatatgaatgtagtgaatgtggaaaagcctttagCCGAAGCACTAACCTTAGTCAGCATCAGCGAACTCATACTCAAGAaaaaccttacaaatgtaatgaatgtgggaaagccttcagtgaCCGTTCAACCATAATTCAGCATCAACGAATACACACTGGAGAGAATCCCTatgaatgcagtgaatgtggaaaagctttcagttggATCTCATCTCTTACTGAACATCAGAGAACACACACTGGGGAGAACCCCTATGAGTGCAGTAACTGTGGGAAAGTATTCAGTCGGAGCTCATCTCTTGTTGAACATCAGCGAATACACACTGGAGAAAAGCCCCACGAGTGTAGAGAGTGTGGAAAGGGCTTCAGTCGGAGCTCCTCCCTTATTATTCACCAGAGAACTCATACGGGAGAGAAGCCTTACAAGTGTAATAACTGTGGGAAAACCTTCAGTCAGAGTTCATCTCTCATCAGACATCAGCAACTTCACACTAAAGAGTAA
- the ZNF184 gene encoding zinc finger protein 184: protein MEDLSSPESALLQGGCTSLPSASFQESVTFKDVIVDFTQEEWKQLDPVQRDLFRDVTLENYTHLVSIGLQVSKPDVISQLEQGTEPWTVEPSIPVGALGDWETRPENSVSVSELDISEEEPSPEATVEKHKRDDPWSSNVLETWESEGSSERQQTNEQALPRETKITDKTIPTLKKDHVNNDFEKSINVSSDLLTQKEVSPEETSTKTNVKQNLKPVKKEKSCKCNECGKAFSYCSALIRHQRTHTGEKPYKCNECEKAFSRSENLINHQRIHTGDKPYKCDQCGKGFIEGPSLTQHQRIHTGEKPYKCDECGKAFSQRTHLVQHQRIHTGEKPYTCNECGKAFSQRGHFMEHQKIHTGEKPFKCDECDKTFTRSTHLTQHQKIHTGEKTYKCNECGKAFNGPSTFIRHHMIHTGEKPYECNECGKAFSQHSNLTQHQKTHTGEKPYDCAECGKSFSYWSSLAQHLKIHTGEKPYKCNECGKAFSYCSSLTQHRRIHTREKPFECNECGKAFSYLSNLNQHQKTHTQEKAYECKECGKAFIRSSSLAKHERIHTGEKPYQCHECGKTFSYGSSLIQHRKIHTGERPYKCNECGRAFNQNIHLTQHKRIHTGAKPYECAKCGKAFRHCSSLAQHQKTHTEEKPYQCNKCEKAFSQSSHLAQHQRIHTGEKPYKCNECDKSFSRSTHLTEHQNTHTGEKPYNCNECRKTFSQSTYLIQHQRIHSGEKPFGCNDCGKAFRYRSALNKHQRLHPGI, encoded by the exons GAATCAGTGACCTTCAAGGATGTGATAGTGGACTTTACCCAGGAAGAATGGAAACAGCTGGATCCTGTACAGAGAGATTTATTCAGGGATGTGACATTGGAAAATTATACACATCTGGTCTCTATAG GACTCCAAGTTTCCAAACCTGATGTGATTTCCCAGTTAGAGCAAGGGACAGAGCCATGGACTGTGGAGCCCAGCATTCCAGTAGGTGCCCTTGGAG actGGGAGACAAGACCAGAAAATAGCGTATCAGTCTCAGAGCTGGACATTTCTGAAGAAGAGCCATCTCCAGAGGCAACAGTAGAAAAGCACAAAAGGGATGATCCTTGGAGTTCCAACGTCTTAGAAACTTGGGAATCTGAAGGCAGTTCAGAGAGGCAACAGACAAATGAACAGGCCCTGCCGAGGGAAACAAAAATAACTGACAAGACAATACCTACTTTGAAGAAAGACCATGTAAATAATGACTTTGAAAAAAGCATCAATGTGAGTTCAGACCTTTTAACACAAAAAGAAGTGTCTCCAGAAGAGACCTCTACTAAAACAAATGTCAAACAGAATTTAAAGCCggttaaaaaagagaaatcttgTAAGtgcaatgaatgtgggaaagcttttAGTTATTGTTCAGCTCTTATTCGCCATCAGAGAAcacatactggagagaaaccctacaaatgtaatgaatgtgaAAAAGCCTTCAGCCGGAGTGAAAACCTTATAAACCATcaaagaattcatactggagataAACCATATAAATGTGATCAGTGTGGAAAAGGCTTCATTGAGGGTCCTTCTCTTACTCAACATCAAagaattcacactggagaaaaaccctataAGTGtgatgaatgtgggaaagcctttagtcAGAGGACCCATCTTGTTcagcatcagagaattcacactggtGAGAAACCATATACTTGTAATGAGTGTGGAAAAGCCTTTAGCCAGAGAGGCCACTTTATGGAACATCAGAAAATTCATACAGGAGAAAAACCTTTTAAATGTGACGAATGTGATAAAACCTTTACCAGGAGCACACACCttactcaacatcaaaaaattcatactggagagaaaacctataaatgtaatgaatgtgggaaggcTTTCAATGGACCCTCAACATTTATACGTCATCATATGATTCATACTGGTGAAAAACCATATGAATGcaatgaatgtggaaaagccttcagtCAGCACTCAAACCTCACTCAACATCAGAAAACACATACTGGGGAGAAACCTTATGATTGTGCtgaatgtgggaaatcctttAGTTACTGGTCATCCCTTGCTCAACATCTAAaaattcatactggagaaaaaCCTTACAAATGCAATGAATGTGGAAAGGCCTTCAGTTATTGCTCATCCCTTACTCAGCATCGGAGAATTCACACCAGAGAAAAGCCCTTTGAATGCAATGAGTGTGGAAAGGCTTTCAGTTATCTCTCAAACCTTAATCAACATCAGAAGACTCATACCCAAGAGAAAGcttatgaatgtaaggaatgtgggaaagcctttattcGGAGTTCATCTCTTGCTAAACATGAAagaattcatactggtgagaaaccctatCAGTGTCACgaatgtgggaaaaccttcagTTATGGCTCATCCCTTATTCAGCATAGGAAAATACATACTGGAGAAAGACCTTACAAGTGTAATGAATGTGGGCGAGCCTTCAACCAGAACATACACCTTACGCAACATAAGAGAATTCACACAGGAGCAAAGCCTTATGAGTGTGCCAAGTGTGGCAAAGCCTTTCGACATTGTTCATCTCtggctcaacatcaaaaaactcACACAGAAGAAAAACCCTACCAGTGTAATAAGTGTGAAAAGGCCTTTAGCCAGAGCTCCCATCTGGCTCAGCATCAAcgaattcacactggagagaaaccctataaatgCAATGAATGTGACAAATCCTTTAGCCGGAGCACTCATCTGACTGAACATCAGAAtactcatactggagagaaaccttacaacTGTAATGAATGCAGGAAGACTTTCAGCCAGAGCACTTACCTCATTCAGCATCAGAGAATTCATTCAGGAGAGAAGCCCTTTGGATGTAATGATTGTGGAAAGGCTTTCAGATATCGTTCTGCTCTCAACAAACATCAGAGACTGCACCCTGGCATATGA